From Phenylobacterium immobile (ATCC 35973), a single genomic window includes:
- the rplQ gene encoding 50S ribosomal protein L17, which produces MRHGKAHRKLGRTSAHRTALFANMAASLIKHEQIVTTLPKAKELRPFVEKLVSLGKRGDLHARRQAISQVRDVEQVGKLFGVLAPRYAERPGGYIRVLKAGFRYGDNAPLAVIEFVDRDPAEKGKDSGPKPEAAFVE; this is translated from the coding sequence CGCCACGGTAAAGCGCACCGCAAACTCGGTCGCACCAGCGCCCACCGCACGGCCCTGTTCGCCAACATGGCCGCGAGCCTGATCAAGCACGAGCAGATCGTGACGACCCTGCCGAAGGCCAAGGAGCTTCGTCCCTTCGTCGAGAAGCTCGTCTCGCTCGGCAAGCGTGGCGATCTGCATGCGCGCCGCCAGGCGATCAGCCAGGTTCGCGACGTGGAGCAGGTCGGCAAGCTGTTCGGCGTTCTGGCGCCGCGCTACGCGGAGCGTCCGGGCGGCTATATCCGCGTGCTCAAGGCCGGCTTCCGCTACGGCGACAACGCGCCGCTGGCCGTCATCGAGTTCGTCGATCGCGACCCGGCCGAGAAGGGCAAGGACTCCGGTCCGAAGCCGGAAGCGGCCTTCGTCGAGTAA
- a CDS encoding Do family serine endopeptidase translates to MRPAARLVLPALMLMAACSNPNGQSQAQTPPLATPTRAVPASALSLKQSFAPVVRRAAPAVVNISSKRMVRQRADPFWEMFGMGAPRDRVEGSLGSGVIVRPDGVIVTNNHVVAGGEEITVALADRREFTAKILLADPRSDLAILKINVPAGERLPVLAIDDSGDAQIGDLVLAIGDPFGVGQTVTNGIISALNRTADPNGDAAAAYIQTDAAINPGNSGGALVDMDGDLIGVNSFILSRSGASAGVGFAVPAAVIRRVVETAVGGGSAVVRPWLGARLQTVTPEIARSIGQAIPQGALVADLWPGGPAARAGLRQGDVVVSVDGRPVADAAAANYGVGTHRPGETIRIGVRRTGGEQALTLRAEAPPATPARDERLIRGRNPFDGATVVNLSPAVADEAGLDPFIPAGVLVLKVGQGLAMNAGLQPGDIIRDVNGRTIRAVGDLTGAVAQPAVGWRVTIERGGQTVTATFRI, encoded by the coding sequence ATGCGCCCAGCCGCCCGCCTCGTCCTGCCCGCCCTGATGCTGATGGCCGCCTGCTCCAACCCCAATGGCCAATCGCAGGCCCAAACGCCGCCGCTCGCGACGCCCACCCGTGCGGTCCCGGCCAGCGCGCTTTCCCTGAAGCAGTCTTTCGCCCCCGTCGTGCGCCGGGCTGCGCCGGCCGTGGTCAACATCTCGTCCAAGCGCATGGTGCGTCAGCGGGCGGACCCCTTCTGGGAAATGTTCGGCATGGGCGCGCCGCGCGATCGGGTTGAGGGCTCGCTCGGCTCCGGCGTCATCGTCCGGCCTGACGGCGTCATCGTGACCAACAACCATGTGGTCGCCGGCGGCGAGGAGATCACGGTCGCGCTCGCCGACCGCCGCGAATTCACCGCCAAGATTCTGCTCGCCGACCCACGCTCGGACCTGGCCATCCTCAAGATCAACGTGCCAGCCGGCGAGCGCCTGCCCGTCCTGGCCATCGACGACAGCGGCGACGCCCAGATCGGCGACCTGGTGCTGGCCATCGGCGATCCCTTCGGCGTCGGCCAGACCGTGACCAACGGCATTATCTCGGCGCTCAATCGCACCGCTGATCCCAATGGCGATGCGGCCGCCGCCTACATCCAGACCGACGCGGCGATCAATCCGGGCAACTCGGGCGGCGCGCTGGTCGACATGGACGGCGACCTGATCGGCGTGAACAGCTTCATCCTCTCGCGCTCGGGCGCCTCGGCCGGCGTGGGCTTCGCCGTGCCCGCCGCCGTCATCCGTCGCGTGGTCGAGACCGCCGTCGGCGGCGGCAGCGCCGTGGTCCGGCCCTGGCTCGGCGCACGCCTGCAGACGGTCACGCCCGAGATCGCCCGCAGCATCGGCCAGGCCATCCCGCAAGGCGCGCTCGTCGCCGACCTCTGGCCGGGCGGCCCCGCCGCCCGCGCCGGCCTGAGGCAGGGCGATGTGGTGGTCAGCGTCGATGGCCGCCCCGTCGCCGACGCCGCGGCCGCCAACTATGGCGTCGGCACGCACCGCCCGGGCGAGACCATCCGCATCGGCGTCCGCCGCACCGGCGGCGAACAGGCGCTCACCCTGCGCGCCGAGGCCCCACCCGCGACGCCGGCGCGGGACGAACGCCTCATCCGTGGCCGCAATCCCTTCGATGGCGCGACCGTCGTCAATCTGTCCCCGGCCGTCGCCGACGAGGCGGGCCTTGATCCCTTCATTCCCGCCGGCGTCCTGGTGCTGAAGGTGGGGCAGGGGCTGGCCATGAACGCCGGCCTGCAACCCGGCGACATCATCCGCGACGTCAACGGGCGCACCATCCGCGCCGTTGGCGATCTCACGGGCGCCGTCGCCCAACCCGCCGTCGGCTGGCGCGTCACCATCGAACGCGGCGGCCAGACCGTCACCGCCACCTTCCGGATCTAA
- a CDS encoding replication-associated recombination protein A translates to MPDLFEAAGLKPQAPGPLADRLRPQALDEVIGQDHLLGPEGPIRRMADARRLASMILWGPPGTGKTTIARLLAKAAGYEFQQLSAVFSGVADLKKAFEQARVRRAAGQNTLLFIDEIHRFNRAQQDAFLPFVEEGVVTLVGATTENPSFELNGALLSRAQVFVLRRLDEPALSELIARAEAFEGRPLPLDDQAREALMAMADGDGRYLLTLAETLFNIASAKPLDIKALGEILQKRAPAYDKDREEHYNLISALHKSIRGSDPDAALYWLARMLAGGEDPLFIARRLVRAAAEDIGAADPTALILAVAAKDTYDFLGSPEGEIALAQLVVHLATAPKSNAVYKAYSAAMKAARATGSLMPPAHIRNAPTRLMKDLGYGKGYAYDHDTEDGFSGQNYFPDGMARQQFYAPKGEGREGPIKERLERWAQIRARKG, encoded by the coding sequence ATGCCCGATCTCTTCGAAGCCGCCGGTCTGAAGCCGCAGGCGCCTGGCCCGCTCGCCGACCGCCTGCGGCCCCAGGCGTTGGACGAGGTGATCGGCCAGGATCACCTGCTGGGCCCCGAAGGCCCGATCCGCCGGATGGCTGACGCCCGCAGGCTCGCCTCCATGATCCTCTGGGGCCCGCCCGGCACCGGCAAGACCACCATCGCCCGCCTGCTGGCCAAGGCCGCCGGCTATGAGTTCCAGCAGCTCTCGGCGGTGTTCTCCGGGGTCGCCGATCTGAAGAAGGCCTTCGAACAGGCCCGCGTTCGCCGCGCCGCCGGCCAGAACACCCTGCTCTTCATCGACGAAATCCACCGCTTCAACCGCGCCCAGCAGGACGCTTTCCTGCCCTTCGTCGAAGAGGGGGTCGTCACCCTGGTCGGCGCCACCACCGAGAACCCGTCCTTCGAACTGAACGGCGCGCTGCTGTCCCGCGCCCAGGTGTTTGTCCTGCGCCGCCTGGACGAGCCGGCGCTCAGCGAACTGATCGCCCGCGCCGAGGCCTTCGAAGGCCGGCCCCTGCCGCTCGACGACCAGGCCCGTGAGGCTCTGATGGCGATGGCCGATGGCGACGGCCGCTACCTGCTGACGCTCGCCGAGACCCTGTTCAACATCGCCAGCGCCAAGCCCCTCGACATCAAGGCCCTCGGCGAGATCCTGCAGAAGCGTGCGCCCGCCTACGACAAGGACCGGGAGGAGCACTACAACCTCATCTCCGCGCTGCATAAATCGATCCGCGGTTCAGACCCGGACGCCGCCCTCTATTGGTTGGCCCGTATGCTGGCCGGCGGGGAGGACCCGCTGTTCATCGCCCGGCGCCTGGTCCGGGCCGCCGCCGAGGACATCGGCGCCGCTGACCCCACCGCGCTGATCCTCGCCGTGGCGGCCAAGGACACCTACGACTTTCTAGGGTCTCCGGAGGGCGAGATCGCGCTCGCCCAGCTGGTGGTGCATCTCGCCACCGCGCCCAAGTCCAACGCCGTCTACAAGGCCTACAGCGCCGCCATGAAGGCCGCCCGCGCCACCGGCTCCCTCATGCCGCCCGCCCACATCCGCAACGCGCCGACGCGGCTGATGAAGGATCTCGGCTACGGCAAGGGCTACGCCTACGACCACGACACCGAAGACGGCTTCTCCGGCCAGAACTACTTCCCCGACGGTATGGCGCGGCAGCAGTTCTACGCGCCCAAGGGCGAGGGCCGTGAAGGCCCCATCAAGGAGCGCCTCGAGCGCTGGGCCCAGATCCGCGCACGCAAAGGCTGA